From a single Musa acuminata AAA Group cultivar baxijiao unplaced genomic scaffold, Cavendish_Baxijiao_AAA HiC_scaffold_1128, whole genome shotgun sequence genomic region:
- the LOC135668508 gene encoding protein PIN-LIKES 7-like isoform X1, whose amino-acid sequence MGFWSLFPVASTPIVQVLLIGLLGAYLASGYSNLLPHSARRDMNKVVFTVFTPSLMFASLAKTVTLKEIISWWFMPVNLGITFLIGGILGWIVVRILRPPRHLEGLVIATCSAGNMGNLLWIIIPAICEQDGNPFGNNKVSGARGLASFSMAIGGIYIWTHSYSLMRNASKIYHASHISCHGGVIERHGNDQRVSTDQENMLSLPVEVMEEMAENQINIPLLPNGSLHGEKVNSWDKMKETLHRIVEELLAPPTVASIMGVIVGATPWLKSLFAGSSAPLRVVEDTVKLLGDGTVPCITLVLGGNLAQGLRRSVVSNAVIVAIVCVRYLVLPVIGIAVVRAAYGMGLVPYDPLYRYVLMIQFGVPPAMNIGTMAQLFDVGQEECSVIFLWTYVVATVAVTVWSTVFMWILS is encoded by the exons atggggTTTTGGTCACTGTTCCCGGTGGCATCCACACCAATCGTGCAGGTGCTTCTCATAGGCCTGCTGGGGGCGTACCTCGCGTCAGGTTACAGCAATCTTCTTCCCCACAGTGCTCGACGAGACATGAACAAG GTGGTGTTCACTGTCTTCACCCCATCTCTAATGTTTGCTAGTCTAGCGAAGACCGTCACCTTGAAAGAAATCATATCTTG GTGGTTTATGCCTGTCAATCTCGGGATCACGTTCCTGATTGGGGGAATCCTTGGCTGGATAGTAGTGAGAATCCTAAGGCCTCCAAGGCATCTCGAAGGCCTCGTAATAGCTACGTGCTCTGCTG GCAACATGGGCAATCTGCTGTGGATAATCATCCCGGCGATCTGCGAACAGGACGGCAACCCCTTTGGGAACAACAAGGTGTCCGGTGCCCGCGGACTCGCCTCTTTCTCCATGGCG ATTGGAGGAATCTACATTTGGACACATTCCTACAGTCTCATGAGGAATGCAAGCAAAATATACCATGCAAGCCATATATCTTGCCATGGAGGTGTCATAGAGAGACATGGGAATGACCAGAGAGTCTCTACAGATCAGGAGAATATGCTTTCACTTCCAGTGGAAGTAATGGAAGAAATGGCAGAAAACCAAATT AATATCCCATTACTACCCAATGGAAGCCTCCATGGCGAGAAGGTGAACTCCTGGGATAAGATGAAAGAGACTCTCCACCGTATTGTCGAAGAGTTGTTGGCTCCACCCACTGTTGCCTCA ATAATGGGAGTCATTGTTGGTGCAACACCATGGCTGAAGTCTCTGTTTGCAGGCTCAAGTGCACCACTGAGAGTTGTAGAAGACACCGTGAAGTTACTAGG TGATGGCACGGTGCCCTGCATCACCCTCGTTCTTGGTGGAAACTTGGCACAGG GTTTACGCAGGTCGGTCGTCAGCAATGCGGTGATCGTCGCGATTGTTTGCGTTCGCTACCTCGTCCTTCCTGTGATTGGGATCGCAGTGGTGAGAGCGGCTTACGGGATGGGATTGGTGCCATATGATCCACTGTATCGGTATGTGTTGATGATACAGTTCGGTGTCCCACCTGCCATGAATATAg GAACGATGGCTCAGTTGTTTGACGTTGGTCAAGAGGAGTGCTCTGTCATCTTCCTGTGGACATATGTGGTCGCCACGGTGGCGGTCACAGTCTGGTCAACAGTGTTCATGTGGATCTTATCGTAG
- the LOC135668508 gene encoding protein PIN-LIKES 7-like isoform X3, translating into MPVNLGITFLIGGILGWIVVRILRPPRHLEGLVIATCSAGNMGNLLWIIIPAICEQDGNPFGNNKVSGARGLASFSMAIGGIYIWTHSYSLMRNASKIYHASHISCHGGVIERHGNDQRVSTDQENMLSLPVEVMEEMAENQINIPLLPNGSLHGEKVNSWDKMKETLHRIVEELLAPPTVASIMGVIVGATPWLKSLFAGSSAPLRVVEDTVKLLGDGTVPCITLVLGGNLAQGLRRSVVSNAVIVAIVCVRYLVLPVIGIAVVRAAYGMGLVPYDPLYRYVLMIQFGVPPAMNIGTMAQLFDVGQEECSVIFLWTYVVATVAVTVWSTVFMWILS; encoded by the exons ATGCCTGTCAATCTCGGGATCACGTTCCTGATTGGGGGAATCCTTGGCTGGATAGTAGTGAGAATCCTAAGGCCTCCAAGGCATCTCGAAGGCCTCGTAATAGCTACGTGCTCTGCTG GCAACATGGGCAATCTGCTGTGGATAATCATCCCGGCGATCTGCGAACAGGACGGCAACCCCTTTGGGAACAACAAGGTGTCCGGTGCCCGCGGACTCGCCTCTTTCTCCATGGCG ATTGGAGGAATCTACATTTGGACACATTCCTACAGTCTCATGAGGAATGCAAGCAAAATATACCATGCAAGCCATATATCTTGCCATGGAGGTGTCATAGAGAGACATGGGAATGACCAGAGAGTCTCTACAGATCAGGAGAATATGCTTTCACTTCCAGTGGAAGTAATGGAAGAAATGGCAGAAAACCAAATT AATATCCCATTACTACCCAATGGAAGCCTCCATGGCGAGAAGGTGAACTCCTGGGATAAGATGAAAGAGACTCTCCACCGTATTGTCGAAGAGTTGTTGGCTCCACCCACTGTTGCCTCA ATAATGGGAGTCATTGTTGGTGCAACACCATGGCTGAAGTCTCTGTTTGCAGGCTCAAGTGCACCACTGAGAGTTGTAGAAGACACCGTGAAGTTACTAGG TGATGGCACGGTGCCCTGCATCACCCTCGTTCTTGGTGGAAACTTGGCACAGG GTTTACGCAGGTCGGTCGTCAGCAATGCGGTGATCGTCGCGATTGTTTGCGTTCGCTACCTCGTCCTTCCTGTGATTGGGATCGCAGTGGTGAGAGCGGCTTACGGGATGGGATTGGTGCCATATGATCCACTGTATCGGTATGTGTTGATGATACAGTTCGGTGTCCCACCTGCCATGAATATAg GAACGATGGCTCAGTTGTTTGACGTTGGTCAAGAGGAGTGCTCTGTCATCTTCCTGTGGACATATGTGGTCGCCACGGTGGCGGTCACAGTCTGGTCAACAGTGTTCATGTGGATCTTATCGTAG
- the LOC135668508 gene encoding protein PIN-LIKES 7-like isoform X2: protein MGFWSLFPVASTPIVQVLLIGLLGAYLASGYSNLLPHSARRDMNKVVFTVFTPSLMFASLAKTVTLKEIISWWFMPVNLGITFLIGGILGWIVVRILRPPRHLEGLVIATCSAGNMGNLLWIIIPAICEQDGNPFGNNKVSGARGLASFSMAIGGIYIWTHSYSLMRNASKIYHASHISCHGGVIERHGNDQRVSTDQENMLSLPVEVMEEMAENQINIPLLPNGSLHGEKVNSWDKMKETLHRIVEELLAPPTVASIMGVIVGATPWLKSLFAGSSAPLRVVEDTVKLLGDGTVPCITLVLGGNLAQGLRRSVVSNAVIVAIVCVRYLVLPVIGIAVVRAAYGMGLVPYDPLYRNDGSVV from the exons atggggTTTTGGTCACTGTTCCCGGTGGCATCCACACCAATCGTGCAGGTGCTTCTCATAGGCCTGCTGGGGGCGTACCTCGCGTCAGGTTACAGCAATCTTCTTCCCCACAGTGCTCGACGAGACATGAACAAG GTGGTGTTCACTGTCTTCACCCCATCTCTAATGTTTGCTAGTCTAGCGAAGACCGTCACCTTGAAAGAAATCATATCTTG GTGGTTTATGCCTGTCAATCTCGGGATCACGTTCCTGATTGGGGGAATCCTTGGCTGGATAGTAGTGAGAATCCTAAGGCCTCCAAGGCATCTCGAAGGCCTCGTAATAGCTACGTGCTCTGCTG GCAACATGGGCAATCTGCTGTGGATAATCATCCCGGCGATCTGCGAACAGGACGGCAACCCCTTTGGGAACAACAAGGTGTCCGGTGCCCGCGGACTCGCCTCTTTCTCCATGGCG ATTGGAGGAATCTACATTTGGACACATTCCTACAGTCTCATGAGGAATGCAAGCAAAATATACCATGCAAGCCATATATCTTGCCATGGAGGTGTCATAGAGAGACATGGGAATGACCAGAGAGTCTCTACAGATCAGGAGAATATGCTTTCACTTCCAGTGGAAGTAATGGAAGAAATGGCAGAAAACCAAATT AATATCCCATTACTACCCAATGGAAGCCTCCATGGCGAGAAGGTGAACTCCTGGGATAAGATGAAAGAGACTCTCCACCGTATTGTCGAAGAGTTGTTGGCTCCACCCACTGTTGCCTCA ATAATGGGAGTCATTGTTGGTGCAACACCATGGCTGAAGTCTCTGTTTGCAGGCTCAAGTGCACCACTGAGAGTTGTAGAAGACACCGTGAAGTTACTAGG TGATGGCACGGTGCCCTGCATCACCCTCGTTCTTGGTGGAAACTTGGCACAGG GTTTACGCAGGTCGGTCGTCAGCAATGCGGTGATCGTCGCGATTGTTTGCGTTCGCTACCTCGTCCTTCCTGTGATTGGGATCGCAGTGGTGAGAGCGGCTTACGGGATGGGATTGGTGCCATATGATCCACTGTATCG GAACGATGGCTCAGTTGTTTGA